The Thunnus albacares chromosome 11, fThuAlb1.1, whole genome shotgun sequence genome contains a region encoding:
- the bard1 gene encoding BRCA1-associated RING domain protein 1 — MRMDNDVLVQTKDWKNTKEAVANFRRLLLCSKCSNLMREPVCLGMCEHMLCRSCAGSRVGDGCVVCHSPAWVKDIQINRQLSSITQLFCALESLLNPIEQPDSPLAEIRTQTESPVLKHKKNFKIWFSPRSRKVRCTVEKPSEVTVPDSRSPGETTAEQPGTITAQCKDLSVFNFMSSSQDSSSDSCAQKCHTDNKNRKNKSTKKNAVNRKASVQGAKRTTQKQTKQQQKKMMLETINQQWGITEGVDALTEKEQPCAEGARRSSKRVSFLSPAVTSDEPQPEVSQGSTNELSLSPGRSTMRESPSGGSIIVLNNQAQLCQNTSNSVIQHDTLSANDPITTADPEKQDKVSPRNHSSKRSRAEEKVITLETTPKRPRASPGQRRKSSGQMSPAVLYPPSLTSPRCEKRATNPREEMGESPRSVAGRKSPSTHTSVGRPTTGSPAVMKRNHKGETPLHLAAIKGDVEAVKELLDQGADPNLKDNAGWTPLHEACNLGHLAVSEVLVSRGALLNTPGYENDSPLHDAVRNRHPAIVKMLLQLGASQNVLNLHGKRPADYAVSLEMLEIFQEASEGTQNVNTSFSPSASLSVVSDCLRRDESMVFLSSKLSQTEQHQLTKLGQLLGGRMADTFSGSVSHVVVPEGPMPTTYSALLGLLAGCWVVKYSWVEACLQAGKWMPETEHEAGEGPQRSRINRCSLLPPLFDGCFFFLLGSFKMPTKDELTKLLREGGGKLLSRQPKPDSDVTQTLSAAAYHALPGSDQALCTQYIIFDPQGPHKPAVVRRGKVWSAPSTWLIDCIAAFCLLPVPDPQTLV; from the exons ATGAGAATGGATAACGATGTCCTTGTACAGACAAAGGATTGGAAGAACACTAAGGAGGCCGTCGCAAACTTTCGACGACTGCTACTTTGCTCAAAATG CTCAAATTTAATGAGGGAACCTGTGTGTCTAGGAATGTGTGAGCATATGCTGTGCAG GTCCTGTGCTGGTTCCCGGGTAGGAGATGGCTGCGTGGTGTGTCACAGCCCCGCATGGGTGAAAGACATTCAAATCAACAGGCAGCtcagcagcatcacacagctCTTTTGTGCTTTGGAGTCCCTGCTGAATCCCATAGAACAGCCAG ACTCCCCTCTAGCTGAGATTAGAACACAAACTGAGAGCCCTGTACTTAAGCACAAGAAGAATTTCAAGATCTGGTTCAGCCCTCGCAGCCGTAAGGTACGCTGCACAGTGGAGAAGCCTTCAGAGGTCACTGTACCGGACAGCAGATCTCCTGGAGAAACAACCGCAGAACAGCCAGGTACCATAACCGCTCAATGCAAGGACCTGTCAGTTTTCAATTTCATGTCATCCTCCCAAGACTCCAGCTCTGACTCTTGTGCTCAAAAATGCCACACCGACAACAAGAACAGGAAGAACAAGTCAACCAAGAAGAACGCTGTCAACAGGAAGGCGTCAGTACAAGGGGCCAAGAGGACCACACAAAAACAGaccaagcagcagcagaagaagatgATGCTGGAGACCATAAACCAGCAATGGGGGATTACTGAGGGGGTAGATGCCTTAACGGAGAAGGAGCAGCCCTGTGCTGAGGGGGCAAGGAGGTCTAGTAAAAGGGTTTCCTTCCTAAGCCCTGCAGTCACATCTGACGAGCCTCAGCCTGAAGTGTCACAGGGGAGTACTAATGAACTCTCCCTCAGCCCTGGCAGGAGCACCATGAGGGAGAGTCCCTCAGGAGGCAGCATCATTGTACTCAATAACCAAGCCCAGCTCTGTCAGAACACGTCAAACAGCGTCATCCAGCACGACACGCTGTCTGCAAATGACCCCATCACGACTGCTGATCCTGAAAAACAGGACAAAGTATCTCCCCGAAATCACTCATCAAAAAGAtccagagcagaggagaaggtCATCACCTTGGAGACTACGCCAAAAAGGCCCAGGGCCTCCCCGGGCCAGAGGAGAAAATCGTCGGGTCAGATGTCTCCAGCTGTCCTTTACCCTCCATCTTTGACTAGCCCTAGGTGTGAAAAGAGAGCCACAAACCCCAGAGAAGAGATGGGAGAGAGCCCCCGCTCTGTCGCAGGTAGAAAATCTCCCTCTACTCACACGTCTGTTGGCCGGCCCACAACAGGGAGCCCTGCAGTTATGAAGAGGAACCACAAGGGAGAGACCCCACTGCATCTAGCTGCTATAAAG GGAGATGTAGAGGCTGTCAAGGAATTACTGGACCAGGGGGCTGACCCCAACCTGAAGGATAACGCTGGCTGGACACCCCTG CATGAGGCGTGTAACCTGGGTCACCTGGCGGTTTCGGAGGTGTTGGTCTCAAGGGGAGCCTTATTGAATACACCTGGCTATGAGAACGACTCTCCGCTTCATGACGCTGTGAGGAACAGACACCCAGCCATTgtcaaaatgctgctgcagctcGGAGCTTCACAGAATGTAct TAATCTGCATGGTAAGCGGCCTGCAGATTACGCAGTGAGTCTGGAGATGCTGGAGATTTTCCAGGAGGCCTCAGAAGGAACCCAAAATGTTAATACATCTTTTAGCCCCTCAGCCAGTCTCTCTGTG GTGAGTGACTGTCTGAGGAGGGATGAAAGTATGGTGTTTCTGAGCAGCAAGCTGTCACAGACAGAACAGCATCAACTGACCAAACTGGGGCAACTACTGGGAGGGAGGATGGCTGACACCTTTTCTGGCTCAG TAAGCCATGTCGTGGTGCCAGAAGGACCTATGCCGACCACCTACTCTGCCCTTCTGGGTCTCCTTGCTGGTTGCTGGGTTGTGAAATACAGCT GGGTGGAGGCATGTCTGCAGGCAGGCAAGTGGATGCCCGAAACCGAACACGAAGCAGGAGAAGGCCCCCAGCGTAGCCGCATCAACAGATGTAGCTTG CTCCCACCGCTCTTCGACGgctgtttcttcttccttctgGGCTCCTTTAAGATGCCTACCAAAGATGAGCTCACCAAGCTGCTCCGGGAGGGAGGAGGTAAACTCCTGAGCCGGCAGCCGAAGCCAGACAGCGATGTGACTCAAACCCTGAGTGCTGCTGCCTACCACGCCCTGCCAGGCTCCGACCAGGCCCTCTGCACCCAGTACATCATCTTTGACCCCCAGGGCCCTCACAAGCCGGCAGTGGTTAGGCGTGGCAAAGTGTGGTCAGCTCCCTCCACCTGGCTCATAGACTGCATCGCAGCCTTCTGCCTCCTCCCTGTGCCAGACCCTCAAACATTGGTCTAA